The stretch of DNA CAGGCCAATCCTTCACCTCCGGTAGGACCTGCATTGGGTTCTAAGGGTGTGAACATAATGGAATTCTGTAAACAGTTTAATGCTCGTACTCAGGATAGTGCCGGTAAGGTTATCCCGGTAATCATTACTGTTTATAAGGATAAAACTTTTGATTTTATTATTAAAACACCTCCTGTTGCTGTTCAACTTATTGAAGCTGCAAAATTAAAATCAGGTTCTCCGGAACCTAACCGCAACAAAGTTGGATCAGTTTCTTGGGATCAAATTAAACTAATTGCCGAAAATAAAATGCCCGACCTGAATTGCTTTACTGTGGAATCAGCTATGAGAATGGTAGCAGGAACAGCAAGAAGCATGGGTTTGACCATTAAAGGCAATGCTCCTTTTGAATTATAACTAACTGTAGAGGGGATTTAATAATAAGTTATTAGAAAAAACTAAAAAATGGCAAAACTTACAAAAAAACAGAAAGAAGTTTTAGCTAAGTTCGATAAGGACAAAATCTATTCTTTGTCAGAAGCGGCAGCACTGGTAAAAAGTGTTAACTATACCAAATTCGATGCATCGGTTGATGTTGATGTACGTTTAGGTGTAGATCCCCGCAAAGCAAACCAAATGGTAAGAGGTATCGTAACGCTTCCTCACGGTACAGGTAAAGTTGTAAGAGTTTTGGTGCTTTGTACTCCGGATAAAGAAGAAGAAGCTAAAGCAAACGGAGCCGACTATGTTGGACTGGATGAATATGTTGAAAAGATTAAAGGCGGTTGGACAGATGTTGATGTAATAATCACTATGCCCAGTGTTATGCCTAAAGTAGGTGCTTTGGGAAAAATTCTTGGCCCGCGCGGACTTATGCCAAATCCTAAAACCGGTACGGTTACTATGGAAGTTGGTAAAGCTGTAAAAGAAGTAAAAGGCGGAAAAATTGATTTTAAAGTTGATAAATATGGTATCATTCATACCCGCGTTGCGAAAGTATCGTTTGATGCAGAAAAAATTGCCGACAATGCCAGAGAACTGTTGCAGACTATCATTAAATTAAAACCTGCATCAGCTAAAGGTACCTATATCAAAAGCATTTATATGTCCAGCACCATGAGTCCGGGTATACAGATTGAACCAAAATCTGTATCCTTATAATTATTGGTGTTCTAAATTATGAAGAATTAAATGATATGAGAAAAGAAGACAAAAATCAGATCATCGATTCCCTGGTAGAACAACTGAATAAACACAGCAACTTCTATCTGGCAGATATTTCTGAATTGAATGTTGATACAACAAATAAACTCAGAAGGCTTTGTTTCAGAAGAAATGTTGAGCTTCAGGTTGTAAAAAATACCTTGCTTAAAAAAGCGATGGAAAAAACCAATAGGGATTTTGGTTCATTATACGATGTATTAAAAGGTACTACTTCAATCATGTTCTCCGATACAGGAAACGTTCCTGCACGATTAATAAAAGAATTCAGGAAGAATTTTCCTAAACCTGTTCTTAAAGGTGCATATGTAGAAGAAACATGTTTTGTTGGTGCAGACCAATTAGAGGTACTTGTAAATATTAAATCTAAAAATGAACTTATCGGCGATATCGTTGCATTGTTACAGACACCTGTAAGAAATGTAATAGGAGCCTTACAATCAGGCGGTCAAAACATCGCAGGAATCGTAAAAACATTATCAGAAAAAAGTAATTAATCAATTTGTAAAACAATAAAAATAAAATAAAATGGCAGACATTAAATCTTTAGCAGAACAGTTAGTAAACCTTACTGTAAAAGAAGTTAACGAATTGGCAAAAGTTTTAAAAGAAGAATACGGTATTGAGCCAGCAGCCGCAGCAGCAGTAGTTGCAGCACCTGCAGCAACAGCCGCAGCAGCTGAAGAAAAAACACAGTTTGATGTAGTTCTTAAATCAGCCGGTCCTCAGAAACTTGCTGTTGTTAAATTAGTAAAAGAGCTTACCAGTCTTGGTCTTAAAGAAGCAAAAGAATTGGTTGATGCAGCTCCAAAACCTATAAAAGAAGGTATTACTAAAGACGAAGCTGAATCATTGAGAAAACAATTAACTGAAGCAGGAGCAGAAGTTGAAGTTAAGTAATAATTTGATAATTATTTAAGTACAGGCTTTTTTATATAAGAGGCCTGTACTTTCTTATTTTTTTAATCACTTTATTTACGTTAACTTAAATCTTCCAACCTTGGCACAGAAAAATATTAAACAGCGCGTCAATTTTGCGTCAACGACAAATCAGTTTGATTATCCTGATTTCTTGGATATCCAGTTAAAATCCTTCCAGGATTTTTTTCAATTGGAAACCACATCTGAAGATCGTAAGAACGAAGGGTTATATAAAGTTTTTGCAGAAAATTTCCCAATTACTGATGCAAGAAATAACTTCGTTCTTGAATTCTTAGATTATTATATCGATCCACCCAGGTATTCAATTGACGAATGTATTGAAAGAGGTCTTACTTATAGTGTTCCTCTTAAAGCAAAATTGAAATTGTATTGTACCGATCCTGAACATGAGGATTTTGAAACCATCATTCAGGATGTGTATTTAGGTACCATACCTTATATGACTCCTAAAGGCACTTTCTGCATTAATGGTGCTGAAAGAGTTGTGGTTTCACAGTTACACCGCTCACCCGGTGTGTTCTTCGGTTCCAGCAGGCATGCTAACGGAACACCTTTATATTCGGCACGTATCATTCCTTTCAAGGGTTCATGGATGGAATTCGCTACCGATATAAATAACGTGATGTATGCTTATATCGACCGTAAGAAAAAATTACCTGTAACCACTCTTTTAAGAGCTATAGGTTTCGAGAGCGATAAAAGCATCCTCGAAATATTTGGTTTAGCTGATGAAATAAAAGTCAGCAAAACCGGCCTGAAAAAATATGTTGGTCAAAAACTTGCCGCAAGAGTATTGCGTTCATGGGTAGAAGATTTTGTTGATGAGGATACCGGTGAAGTTGTTTCAATAGAACGTACTGAAGTGATTATTGACCGTGAAACGGTTCTTACCAATGAACATATCGACCTGATCGTTGATGCAGGTGTAAAATCTATCCTTGTTCATAAAGAAGAAAGCAACTATTCCGACTATGCAATTATCTATAATACCTTACAAAAAGATACTGCAAACTCGGCAAAAGAAGCTGTTGAATATATTTACCGTCAGCTTAGAAATGCTGAACCACCTGATGAAGAAACAGCACGCGGAATTATTGAAAAACTTTTCTTCTCAGACAAACGTTACGATTTGGGTGATGTTGGACGTTACCGTATCAATAAAAAATTGAATCGTGATGCTTCTATCGATAGTAAAGTTTTAACAAAAGAAGATATTATTTTAATTATCAAGTTCCTTATTGAACTTGTTAACTCTAAGGCTGAAGTGGACGATATTGACCACTTGAGCAACAGAAGAGTCAGAACAGTTGGCGAGCAGTTATATGCTCAGTTTGGTGTTGGTCTTGCACGTATGGCAAGAACAATTCGCGAAAGAATGAATGTTCGCGATAACGAAGTGTTTACTCCTACCGATTTGATAAATGCAAAAACACTTTCTTCCGTTATCAATTCATTTTTTGGAACTAACCAATTGTCGCAGTTTATGGACCAGACCAATCCTCTGGCAGAAATTACTAATAAACGAAGATTATCAGCATTGGGCCCCGGTGGATTATCACGCGAGAGAGCAGGGTTTGAAGTACGTGACGTTCACTACACACATTACGGACGACTTTGTACTATTGAAACACCGGAAGGACCGAACATCGGACTTATTTCATCGCTTTGCGTTTATGCAAAAATCAATCAGCTCGGTTTTATTGAAACACCTTACCGCCTTGTGAAAGAAGGAAAGGTTGAGCTGAAAGAAAAGCCTATTTACCTAAGCGCTGAAGAAGAAGAGATGAAAGTAATTGCACAGGCAAATACTCCTCTTTTAGCCGATGGAAATTTTGAAGAACCCAAAATCAAAGCCAGATACTTAGCCGATTATCCAATTGTTGAGCCTGAAAAAATCGACTTGATGGATATCGCGCCTAACCAGATTGCTTCTATTGCTGCATCATTAATCCCGTTCCTCGAACATGATGATGCCAACCGTGCTCTTATGGGGTCGAACATGATGCGTCAGGCAGTTCCACTGTTGAAACCTGAAGTTTCTATAGTAGGTACAGGACTGGAAGGCACAGTTGCAAGAGATTCCAGGGTACTTATAAATGCAGAAGGCGAAGGCGTTGTTGAATATGTTGATGCAAATGAAATTGTAATCCGTTATTCAAGAACGGATGATGAGAAACTTGTAAGTTTTGATGATGATATCAAATCTTATAAACTTCTTAAATTTTCTAAAACAAACCAGAATACTTGTTTGAACCTTAATCCTATTGTACAAAAAGGGGATAAGGTTAAAAAAGGACAGGTTATTTGTGAAGGTTATGCAACTAAGAACGGTCAGATTGCATTAGGACGAAATCTAATGGTAGCTTTCATGCCATGGAAAGGATATAACTTTGAAGATGCAATCGTAATTAATGAAAAAGTTGTTCGTGAAGATTGGTTTACTTCATTGCATATTGATGAGTATATTCTTGAAGTTCGCGATACCAAAAGAGGTATTGAGGAATTAACAAATGATATTCCTAATGTTAGTGCAGAAGCAACAAAAGACCTGGACGAAAACGGTCTGATACGTATTGGTGCTGAAGTTGTTGAAGGGGATATTCTTATAGGAAAAATTACACCAAAAGGCGAAACCGATCCAACTCCTGAAGAAAAATTACTCAGGGCTATTTTCGGTGATAAAGCCGGTGATGTGAAAGATGCTTCTCTGAAAGCGCCTCCATCATTACGTGGTGTAGTTATCGATAAAAAATTATTCTCCCGTGTAATAAAAGATAGAAAGACAAAAACTAAAGAAAAAGTTCTCCTATCTAATTTGGAAGATAATTTCAATAAAGCTGAACAAGAACTTAAAACAAAACTTGTAGATAAGCTTATTATATTGGTTTCAGGTAAAACTTCCCAGGGTGTTCATAACAACTTTAAAGAAGTGGTGATTCAGCGTGGAGCTAAATTCACACAAAAGATGTTGATGGGTATTGATTATACTTCTGTGAACCCTAACAAGTGGACAACTGATAAAGACAAAAATGATTTAATTAAGGAATTACTCCATAATTATAATATCAAACTTAAAGATATTCTTGGACATTACAACCGCCAGAAATTCTCGGCTACTGTTGGTGATGATTTACCAAGTGGTATTGTACAACTTGCAAAAGTTTTTGTTGCTAAAAAACGAAAACTAAAAGTGGGCGATAAAATGGCTGGTCGTCACGGAAATAAAGGTATTGTTGCAAAAATTGTTCGCGACGAAGATATGCCTTTCCTTGAAGATGGCACACCTGTAGACATTGTTCTTAACCCTCTTGGCGTACCTTCGCGTATGAACCTTGGGCAGATTTATGAAACTGTTTTAGGTTGGGCAGGAAAGAAAATGGGTATACAGTTTTCTTCACCGATTTTTGATGGAGCCACAATTGAAGAAATCAATGAATATATGACCAAAGCAGGTTTACCCGAAAACGGAAAAGTATTCCTTTATGATGGTGGAACCGGCGAACGTTTCGATCAATCAGCTACTGTTGGTGTAATATATATGATGAAACTGGGACATATGGTTGACGATAAAATGCATGCCCGTTCTATAGGCCCATACTCATTAATTACTCAGCAACCTCTTGGTGGTAAAGCACAATTTGGAGGACAGCGTTTTGGTGAAATGGAAGTTTGGGCACTCGAAGCATTCGGTGCAGCTAATATTCTTCAGGAAATCTTAACAGTAAAATCCGATGATGTTGTTGGAAGAGCCAAAGCATACGAAGCAATTGTTAAGGGCGAAACCATGCCGACTCCTGGTGTTCCTGAATCATTCAATGTATTGGTTCACGAGTTAAGAGGACTTGGTTTGAATATCTCATTTGATTAATTTCAAATTTAAACTTGAAATATAACAGTACAAATTTTTTCTTAGTTAAATATATCGATACAATATATGGCCTTCAGAAAAGAGAACAATGTAAAGAGCATCTTCAATAAGATAACGATAAGTTTGGCTTCACCTGAAGCAATACTTGAACGTTCCAGCGGAGAAGTGCTTAAGCCTGAAACCATCAATTACCGTACATACAAGCCCGAACGCGATGGATTGTTTTGCGAAAGAATATTCGGACCGGTGAAAGATTGGGAATGTCATTGCGGCAAGTACAAAAGAATACGTTACAAAGGTATTGTTTGCGACCGCTGCGGTGTTGAAGTTACCGAAAAAAAAGTAAGAAGAGAAAGAATGGGGCATATACAGCTTACAGTTCCTGTGGCTCATATATGGTTTTTCCGTTCATTGCCGAATAAAATTGGCTATCTTCTGGGATTGCCTACTAAAAAGCTTGATACCATTATTTATTACGAAAGATATGTTGTGATAAATCCGGGTGTAAAACAGGTTGATGGTGTTAATTATCTTGATTTTCTTACAGAAGAAGAATATTTCAATATTCTGGAAACTCTTCCTAAAGAAAATCAAATGCTCGACGATGACGATCCAAATAAATTCATTGCAAAAATGGGTGCCGATGCGTTACATGATCTATTATCAAAATTGGATTTAGATCAGCTTTCATACGATTTGCGTCATAAAGCAAATAATGAAACATCACAGCAAAGAAAACAGGAAGCTTTAAAAAGATTGCAGGTTGTTGAATCTTTCCGCGATGGAAACAAACGCCTTGAAAACAGACCTGAGTGGATGATTGTTAAAGTAGTTCCAGTTATTCCGCCTGAACTTCGTCCTCTTGTTCCTCTTGATGGTGGTCGTTTTGCTACATCTGATTTAAATGATTTATACAGAAGAGTTATTATTCGTAATAACCGTTTAAAAAGATTAGTTGAAATTAAAGCTCCCGATGTTATCCTTCGCAACGAAAAGCGTATGTTACAGGAAGCTGTTGATTCATTATTCGATAATTCAAGAAAAGTAAATGCAGTAAAAACCGAATCGAACCGTGCTTTAAAATCATTAAGCGATAGTCTTAAAGGTAAACAGGGGCGTTTCCGTCAGAACTTACTTGGTAAACGTGTTGATTATTCTGCACGTTCGGTAATTGTTGTAGGTCCTGAACTTAAGCTGCACGAATGCGGTATTCCAAAAGACATGGCTTCTGAATTATTCAAGCCATTCATTATCCGCAAAATGTTGGAGAGAGGTATTGTAAAAACCGTTAAATCAGCAAAGAAAATAGTTGACCGCAAGGATCCTGTTGTTTGGGATATTCTTGAAAATGTTTTAAAAGGTCACCCTATATTACTGAACCGTGCGCCTACACTGCACCGTTTAGGTATCCAGGCTTTCCAGCCTAAATTGATCGAAGGTAAAGCTATTCAGTTACACCCGCTTGTTTGTACCGCATTCAACGCCGACTTCGACGGTGACCAGATGGCTGTTCACGTTCCACTTGGTCATGCTGCGATACTTGAAGCACAAATGCTGATGCTGGCTTCGCATAATATTCTGAACCCTGCTAACGGAGCGCCTATTGCTGTTCCTTCGCAGGATATGGTACTGGGTCTTTATTATATGACCAAAGGCCGCAAGAGCAATAATGATCATATTGTTCATGGTGAAGGAATGAAATTCTATTCTCCTGAAGAAGTTATTATCGCGTATAATGAGAAGAAAGTTGACCTTCATGCTTTTATTAAAGTAAGAACAGAAGATAAAGGCGAGATAAAAATAATTGAAACTACTGTTGGGCGCGTTCTTTTCAATCTTGTTGTTCCTAAAGAATATGGTTATATCAATGAACTTTTAACGAAGAAATCGTTAAGAGATATCATTGGTGACATATTGAAGAAGACAGGTATTAAAGCTACGGCAAAATTTCTTGATGATATTAAAGATCTTGGGTTTAAGATGGCATTCAAAGGTTGTTTATCATTTAAACTCAGCGATGTTGTAATTCCTGATGTAAAAGAACAATTCATTAAACAAGCCAATGGTGAAGTGGATGAAGTAATGAATAATTACGGAATGGGATTCATTACAAACAATGAGCGTTATAACCAGATTATTGATATCTGGACACATACCAATTCTAAGATTACTCAATCCCTGATGGATCGTTTATCGAAAGATCATAGTGGATTCAACCCTGTTTATATGATGCTTGATTCTGGTGCCCGTGGTTCCAAAGAACAGATTCGTCAGTTGTGCGGAATGAGAGGTTTGATGGCTAAGCCACAAAAATCAGGCGCTACAGGTGGTGAAATTATTGAGAATCCTATTATCTCTAACTTTAAAGAAGGCCTTTCTATTCTTGAGTACTTTATCTCAACACACGGTGCACGTAAAGGTCTTGCCGATACTGCTCTTAAAACAGCTGATGCCGGTTATTTAACACGTCGTTTGGTTGATGTGGCTCAGGATATTGTTATTAACGAGGAAGATTGCGGAACATTGCGCGGATTAACTACAAGCGCTTTGAAAAACAATGAAGAAGTTGTTGAAAGTTTATACGACAGAATTCTTGGTCGTACTACCTTACACGATATTTATCATCCATTCACCGGTAAACTGATTATAGCAGCCGGACAAGAACTTACAGAAGATGTATGTTCAGAAATTAAAGATTCTCCTATTGAATCAGTTGATATTCGTTCCGTGTTAACCTGTGAATCGAAACATGGCGTTTGTGCAAAATGTTACGGACGTAACCTGGCTACAGGTTATATGGTGCAGAAAGGCGAAGCCGTTGGAGTTATTGCAGCACAATCAATCGGTGAACCGGGAACACAGCTTACTCTTCGTACATTCCATGTCGGTGGTGTGGCTGGTGTTAATATTGCTTCTTCATCAAGCGTTGAAGCAAAATTCGATG from Bacteroidales bacterium encodes:
- the rplK gene encoding 50S ribosomal protein L11, giving the protein MAKEVSGLIKLQIKGGQANPSPPVGPALGSKGVNIMEFCKQFNARTQDSAGKVIPVIITVYKDKTFDFIIKTPPVAVQLIEAAKLKSGSPEPNRNKVGSVSWDQIKLIAENKMPDLNCFTVESAMRMVAGTARSMGLTIKGNAPFEL
- the rplL gene encoding 50S ribosomal protein L7/L12, with translation MADIKSLAEQLVNLTVKEVNELAKVLKEEYGIEPAAAAAVVAAPAATAAAAEEKTQFDVVLKSAGPQKLAVVKLVKELTSLGLKEAKELVDAAPKPIKEGITKDEAESLRKQLTEAGAEVEVK
- the rplA gene encoding 50S ribosomal protein L1; the protein is MAKLTKKQKEVLAKFDKDKIYSLSEAAALVKSVNYTKFDASVDVDVRLGVDPRKANQMVRGIVTLPHGTGKVVRVLVLCTPDKEEEAKANGADYVGLDEYVEKIKGGWTDVDVIITMPSVMPKVGALGKILGPRGLMPNPKTGTVTMEVGKAVKEVKGGKIDFKVDKYGIIHTRVAKVSFDAEKIADNARELLQTIIKLKPASAKGTYIKSIYMSSTMSPGIQIEPKSVSL
- the rplJ gene encoding 50S ribosomal protein L10 — encoded protein: MRKEDKNQIIDSLVEQLNKHSNFYLADISELNVDTTNKLRRLCFRRNVELQVVKNTLLKKAMEKTNRDFGSLYDVLKGTTSIMFSDTGNVPARLIKEFRKNFPKPVLKGAYVEETCFVGADQLEVLVNIKSKNELIGDIVALLQTPVRNVIGALQSGGQNIAGIVKTLSEKSN
- the rpoB gene encoding DNA-directed RNA polymerase subunit beta, with the translated sequence MAQKNIKQRVNFASTTNQFDYPDFLDIQLKSFQDFFQLETTSEDRKNEGLYKVFAENFPITDARNNFVLEFLDYYIDPPRYSIDECIERGLTYSVPLKAKLKLYCTDPEHEDFETIIQDVYLGTIPYMTPKGTFCINGAERVVVSQLHRSPGVFFGSSRHANGTPLYSARIIPFKGSWMEFATDINNVMYAYIDRKKKLPVTTLLRAIGFESDKSILEIFGLADEIKVSKTGLKKYVGQKLAARVLRSWVEDFVDEDTGEVVSIERTEVIIDRETVLTNEHIDLIVDAGVKSILVHKEESNYSDYAIIYNTLQKDTANSAKEAVEYIYRQLRNAEPPDEETARGIIEKLFFSDKRYDLGDVGRYRINKKLNRDASIDSKVLTKEDIILIIKFLIELVNSKAEVDDIDHLSNRRVRTVGEQLYAQFGVGLARMARTIRERMNVRDNEVFTPTDLINAKTLSSVINSFFGTNQLSQFMDQTNPLAEITNKRRLSALGPGGLSRERAGFEVRDVHYTHYGRLCTIETPEGPNIGLISSLCVYAKINQLGFIETPYRLVKEGKVELKEKPIYLSAEEEEMKVIAQANTPLLADGNFEEPKIKARYLADYPIVEPEKIDLMDIAPNQIASIAASLIPFLEHDDANRALMGSNMMRQAVPLLKPEVSIVGTGLEGTVARDSRVLINAEGEGVVEYVDANEIVIRYSRTDDEKLVSFDDDIKSYKLLKFSKTNQNTCLNLNPIVQKGDKVKKGQVICEGYATKNGQIALGRNLMVAFMPWKGYNFEDAIVINEKVVREDWFTSLHIDEYILEVRDTKRGIEELTNDIPNVSAEATKDLDENGLIRIGAEVVEGDILIGKITPKGETDPTPEEKLLRAIFGDKAGDVKDASLKAPPSLRGVVIDKKLFSRVIKDRKTKTKEKVLLSNLEDNFNKAEQELKTKLVDKLIILVSGKTSQGVHNNFKEVVIQRGAKFTQKMLMGIDYTSVNPNKWTTDKDKNDLIKELLHNYNIKLKDILGHYNRQKFSATVGDDLPSGIVQLAKVFVAKKRKLKVGDKMAGRHGNKGIVAKIVRDEDMPFLEDGTPVDIVLNPLGVPSRMNLGQIYETVLGWAGKKMGIQFSSPIFDGATIEEINEYMTKAGLPENGKVFLYDGGTGERFDQSATVGVIYMMKLGHMVDDKMHARSIGPYSLITQQPLGGKAQFGGQRFGEMEVWALEAFGAANILQEILTVKSDDVVGRAKAYEAIVKGETMPTPGVPESFNVLVHELRGLGLNISFD
- the rpoC gene encoding DNA-directed RNA polymerase subunit beta', with product MAFRKENNVKSIFNKITISLASPEAILERSSGEVLKPETINYRTYKPERDGLFCERIFGPVKDWECHCGKYKRIRYKGIVCDRCGVEVTEKKVRRERMGHIQLTVPVAHIWFFRSLPNKIGYLLGLPTKKLDTIIYYERYVVINPGVKQVDGVNYLDFLTEEEYFNILETLPKENQMLDDDDPNKFIAKMGADALHDLLSKLDLDQLSYDLRHKANNETSQQRKQEALKRLQVVESFRDGNKRLENRPEWMIVKVVPVIPPELRPLVPLDGGRFATSDLNDLYRRVIIRNNRLKRLVEIKAPDVILRNEKRMLQEAVDSLFDNSRKVNAVKTESNRALKSLSDSLKGKQGRFRQNLLGKRVDYSARSVIVVGPELKLHECGIPKDMASELFKPFIIRKMLERGIVKTVKSAKKIVDRKDPVVWDILENVLKGHPILLNRAPTLHRLGIQAFQPKLIEGKAIQLHPLVCTAFNADFDGDQMAVHVPLGHAAILEAQMLMLASHNILNPANGAPIAVPSQDMVLGLYYMTKGRKSNNDHIVHGEGMKFYSPEEVIIAYNEKKVDLHAFIKVRTEDKGEIKIIETTVGRVLFNLVVPKEYGYINELLTKKSLRDIIGDILKKTGIKATAKFLDDIKDLGFKMAFKGCLSFKLSDVVIPDVKEQFIKQANGEVDEVMNNYGMGFITNNERYNQIIDIWTHTNSKITQSLMDRLSKDHSGFNPVYMMLDSGARGSKEQIRQLCGMRGLMAKPQKSGATGGEIIENPIISNFKEGLSILEYFISTHGARKGLADTALKTADAGYLTRRLVDVAQDIVINEEDCGTLRGLTTSALKNNEEVVESLYDRILGRTTLHDIYHPFTGKLIIAAGQELTEDVCSEIKDSPIESVDIRSVLTCESKHGVCAKCYGRNLATGYMVQKGEAVGVIAAQSIGEPGTQLTLRTFHVGGVAGVNIASSSSVEAKFDGIVEFEELRYIEYEASKSEKGNEPEKYDIVIGRSAEMRIVDKNTKIILTNSQIPYGARLFFKNGDVVKKGDLICDWDPFNAVILSEHSGKAAFENIIENMTFHVESDEQTGYHEKVIIESRDKSRNPAINIVDSTKEIIKTYDLPVGAHIIVSDHDKIKAGDILVKIPRNVGKAGDITGGLPRVTELFEARNPSDPAIVSEIDGVVSFSKKIKRGNREVIITSKTGEEKRYLVPLSKQILAQENDYIKAGTPLSDGAITPSDILAIKGPTKVQEYLVNEVQEVYRLQGVKINDKHFEVIVRQMMRKVEIVDPGDTKFLEGEIVNKIDFFEENDWIFGKKVVVETGESPNLKQGQIITARKLRDENSLLKRKDKKLVEARDAIPATSSQILQGITRASLQTKSWLSAASFQETTKVLTEAAVSAKDDDLAGLKENVLVGHLIPAGTGCRDYDNIVVGSMEEYQSLLASKEAVAE